One window of Fusobacterium polymorphum genomic DNA carries:
- a CDS encoding coproporphyrinogen-III oxidase family protein, which produces MFKIRYKSHHDVGNIISKFTQNLKASKNDFLDLLNTENKNKQLGIYFHTPYCDKICSFCNMNRKQLDNDLEEYTEYLCEEIKKYGAYEFCKTSEIDVVFFGGGTPTIFKKEQLERILKTLNENFKFSKDYEMTFETTLHNLSFEKLKVMEENGVNRISVGIQTFSNRGRKLLNRTYDKDYVVESLKEIKKRFSGLVCIDIIYNYANQTDEEVLQDADLLAEVEADSVSFYSLMIHDGSDISKEREKDKSVYIYSLERDEELHNLFYNRCIEKGYKLLELTKLTNGKDKYKYIRNNNTLKNLLPIGVGAGGHIQDIGAYNMNQQMSFYSKTSEINYNLSMISGLMQFDKFDLNEIKKYCSEESYKIFYEKLKEFEKEGYIKIEDNFAFYELKGIFWGNSLVANIIEEIGRCL; this is translated from the coding sequence ATGTTTAAGATAAGATATAAATCACATCATGATGTAGGAAATATTATTTCTAAATTTACACAAAATTTAAAAGCAAGTAAAAATGATTTTTTAGATTTGCTAAATACAGAAAATAAAAATAAACAGTTAGGAATATATTTTCATACACCTTATTGTGACAAAATTTGTTCTTTTTGTAATATGAATAGAAAACAACTTGATAATGATTTAGAAGAATATACAGAATATCTATGTGAAGAAATTAAAAAGTATGGAGCTTATGAATTTTGTAAAACCAGTGAAATAGATGTTGTTTTTTTTGGTGGAGGAACTCCTACAATATTTAAAAAAGAACAATTAGAAAGAATATTAAAAACTTTAAATGAAAATTTTAAATTTTCAAAAGATTATGAAATGACATTTGAAACAACCTTACATAATTTGAGTTTTGAAAAACTAAAAGTTATGGAAGAAAATGGAGTAAATAGAATAAGTGTAGGAATACAAACTTTTTCTAATAGAGGAAGGAAACTTTTGAATAGAACCTATGATAAGGATTATGTTGTAGAAAGTTTAAAAGAGATTAAAAAAAGATTTTCTGGACTTGTTTGTATAGATATAATTTATAATTATGCTAACCAAACTGATGAAGAAGTTTTACAAGATGCAGATTTATTGGCAGAAGTTGAAGCAGATAGTGTGAGTTTTTATTCTTTAATGATACATGATGGTTCTGATATTTCTAAGGAAAGAGAAAAAGATAAATCAGTATATATTTATAGCTTAGAAAGAGATGAAGAATTACATAATCTTTTTTATAATAGATGTATTGAAAAAGGGTATAAACTTTTAGAACTAACAAAATTAACTAATGGAAAAGATAAATACAAATATATTAGAAATAATAATACTTTAAAAAATTTACTACCTATTGGAGTTGGAGCAGGTGGACATATTCAAGATATAGGAGCTTATAATATGAATCAACAAATGAGCTTTTATTCTAAAACATCAGAAATTAATTATAATCTTTCTATGATTTCAGGCTTAATGCAGTTTGATAAATTTGATTTAAATGAGATAAAAAAATATTGTAGTGAAGAAAGCTATAAAATTTTTTATGAGAAATTAAAAGAATTTGAAAAAGAAGGATATATAAAAATTGAAGACAATTTTGCTTTTTACGAACTAAAAGGAATTTTTTGGGGAAACAGTTTAGTTGCAAATATTATTGAAGAAATTGGGAGGTGCTTATGA
- a CDS encoding flavodoxin family protein, with amino-acid sequence MKTLIVYSTISGNTKAVCERIYEALNAEKEILNVKDIKNLKIDDYDNFIIGFWCDKGTMDKDSIEFLKTLNNKNVYFLGTLGARPDSEHWNDVFENAKKLCSENNNFKNGLLIWGRISKEMQDMMKKFPAGHPHGVTPERVARWEAASTHPDENDFKKAEEFFSNLLNN; translated from the coding sequence ATGAAAACATTAATAGTTTATTCTACAATTAGTGGAAATACAAAAGCTGTGTGTGAAAGAATATATGAAGCTTTAAATGCAGAAAAAGAAATACTAAATGTTAAAGACATTAAAAATTTAAAAATAGATGACTATGATAATTTTATAATAGGTTTTTGGTGTGATAAAGGAACTATGGATAAAGATTCTATTGAATTTTTAAAGACTTTGAATAATAAGAATGTTTATTTTTTAGGTACATTAGGTGCAAGACCTGACTCAGAGCATTGGAATGATGTTTTTGAGAATGCTAAGAAATTATGTTCTGAAAATAATAATTTTAAAAATGGTTTATTGATTTGGGGAAGAATTTCAAAAGAAATGCAAGATATGATGAAGAAATTTCCAGCAGGACATCCTCATGGAGTAACACCTGAAAGAGTTGCAAGATGGGAAGCAGCTTCTACACACCCAGATGAAAATGATTTTAAAAAGGCAGAAGAATTTTTCTCTAATCTATTAAATAATTAA
- a CDS encoding M18 family aminopeptidase — translation MEKLKLVKHLINFIDESPSNYFACINTKNILNEKGFTELLETEEWKLKKGGKYFVTINDSGIIAFTIGSEKISKYGYKIAASHTDSPGFLIKPNPEINRKGFNILNTEVYGGPILSTWFDRPLSFSGRVFVESDNAFKPKKYFIKYDKDLFIIPSLCIHQNRGVNDGMAINAQKDTLPLVTITDEKEKFSLKKLLAKQLKVKEDKILSYDLNLYSREKGCLLGANEEFISVGRLDNLAALHAGLMSLVDNKDKKNTCVVVGYDNEEIGSNSIQGADSPTLKNILERISNAMKLSFEEHQQALANSFVISNDAAHSIHPNYLEKSDPTNEPKINCGPVIKMAANKSYITDGYSKSVIEKIAKDSKIPIQTFVNRSDVRGGSTIGPIQQSQIRILGIDIGSPLLSMHSVRELGGVDDHYNLYKLIGEFFKI, via the coding sequence ATGGAAAAATTAAAATTGGTTAAACATTTAATAAATTTTATTGATGAAAGCCCATCTAATTATTTTGCTTGTATAAATACTAAAAATATCTTAAATGAAAAAGGTTTTACTGAACTTTTAGAAACAGAAGAATGGAAATTAAAAAAAGGTGGAAAATATTTTGTAACTATAAATGACAGCGGAATTATTGCTTTTACAATAGGTAGTGAAAAAATATCCAAATATGGTTATAAAATAGCTGCTTCACATACTGATAGTCCTGGTTTTTTAATAAAACCTAATCCTGAAATAAATAGAAAAGGTTTTAATATTTTAAATACAGAAGTTTATGGGGGACCTATTTTAAGCACTTGGTTTGACAGACCTCTATCATTTAGTGGAAGAGTTTTTGTTGAAAGTGACAATGCTTTTAAACCTAAAAAATATTTTATAAAATATGATAAAGATTTATTTATAATTCCATCTCTTTGTATACATCAAAATAGAGGTGTGAATGATGGAATGGCAATTAATGCTCAAAAAGATACTCTACCTTTAGTAACTATTACAGATGAAAAAGAAAAATTTTCTTTAAAAAAATTGCTAGCTAAACAATTGAAAGTAAAAGAAGATAAAATTTTAAGTTATGATTTAAATCTATATTCAAGAGAAAAAGGTTGCTTATTAGGAGCTAATGAAGAATTTATATCAGTTGGAAGATTAGATAATCTTGCAGCACTTCATGCTGGTTTAATGTCATTAGTAGATAATAAAGATAAAAAGAATACTTGTGTTGTTGTAGGTTATGATAACGAAGAAATAGGTTCTAACTCAATTCAAGGAGCAGATAGTCCAACTTTAAAAAATATATTGGAAAGAATTTCAAATGCAATGAAGTTAAGTTTTGAAGAACATCAACAGGCTTTAGCTAATTCTTTTGTTATTTCAAATGATGCAGCACATTCTATACATCCTAATTATTTAGAAAAATCAGATCCAACTAATGAACCTAAAATTAATTGTGGACCTGTTATAAAAATGGCTGCTAACAAATCATATATAACTGATGGTTATTCAAAATCTGTTATAGAAAAAATAGCAAAAGATTCTAAAATTCCTATTCAAACTTTTGTAAATCGTTCTGATGTTCGTGGTGGTTCAACAATAGGGCCTATACAACAATCACAAATAAGAATTTTAGGAATAGACATTGGAAGTCCTTTACTTTCTATGCACTCTGTTAGAG
- a CDS encoding toxin-antitoxin system YwqK family antitoxin, with amino-acid sequence MKKILLSLLAFCSFVTFAAGELNMDEVNKYVREKLNRDKEITFSYKINKTNNTLEGYSEEGKLVAVNSLKDEPAVAQMAGMKTKIFEKNGKLNPVSEIYLANGQLVVRNTYKFNRDTNIFATDAVIAYVNGEIPYSADLKAFLDGIDRIQVENFENNKLVLYTTYELNHKTQQITVKNGLSAKVTITKAVLSINGLNGTMETYYENGKINQKVAIKNALFNGKVEKFSDKSGKLLGTGVMKNGLPDGEFVEYDEAGKVISKVKYKDGKEIK; translated from the coding sequence ATGAAAAAAATTTTATTATCACTTTTAGCTTTTTGTAGTTTTGTTACTTTTGCAGCAGGAGAGCTAAATATGGATGAGGTAAATAAGTATGTTAGGGAAAAATTAAATAGAGATAAGGAAATAACATTTTCTTATAAAATTAATAAAACTAACAATACCTTAGAAGGTTATAGTGAAGAAGGTAAACTTGTAGCTGTCAATTCTTTAAAAGATGAGCCAGCTGTTGCACAAATGGCAGGAATGAAAACTAAAATTTTTGAAAAGAATGGAAAATTAAATCCAGTTTCTGAAATTTATCTTGCTAATGGACAGTTAGTTGTTAGAAATACTTATAAATTTAACAGAGATACAAATATATTTGCAACGGATGCTGTAATAGCTTATGTCAATGGAGAAATTCCTTACAGTGCTGATTTAAAAGCTTTTTTAGATGGTATAGATAGAATACAAGTGGAAAATTTTGAAAATAATAAATTAGTATTATATACTACTTACGAGCTAAATCATAAAACTCAACAAATAACAGTTAAAAATGGTTTAAGTGCAAAAGTAACTATTACAAAAGCAGTTTTATCAATTAATGGTTTAAATGGTACTATGGAAACTTACTATGAAAATGGAAAAATTAATCAAAAAGTAGCTATAAAAAATGCTCTATTTAATGGTAAAGTTGAGAAATTCTCTGATAAGAGTGGAAAACTTCTTGGAACAGGAGTAATGAAAAATGGTTTACCGGATGGAGAGTTTGTTGAATATGATGAAGCTGGAAAAGTAATTTCAAAAGTAAAATATAAAGATGGAAAAGAAATAAAATAA
- a CDS encoding type II toxin-antitoxin system RelB/DinJ family antitoxin has product MAILTIKVDDNVLEEAKRIFDEIGIDTNRAINTFLKKCVSENTIPFDLNISSKGNWAKMLEKNAEKEETREIEKNKTNLDENIEELAYEGLDV; this is encoded by the coding sequence ATGGCAATTTTAACAATAAAAGTTGATGATAATGTTTTAGAAGAAGCAAAGAGAATTTTTGATGAAATAGGTATAGATACAAATAGAGCTATAAATACTTTTTTAAAAAAATGTGTTTCAGAGAATACTATTCCGTTTGATTTAAATATTTCTAGTAAAGGAAATTGGGCAAAAATGTTAGAGAAAAATGCTGAGAAAGAAGAAACTAGAGAAATTGAAAAAAATAAAACTAATCTTGATGAGAATATAGAAGAATTAGCCTATGAAGGCTTAGATGTGTAA